Part of the Neochlamydia sp. AcF84 genome, CTTTTAAGCTGTTTAGAAGGCGGTTTTATCGCTTTCCAGGATATGTATTTGAGGCAAGGGCAAGTACTAAGCGGATGGGGCTTACCCTTGGCAGATTATACTTCTCGAGGTTATCTAATATCCTCACATTTTTTTGGCCTTCATGCTCTGCAAGCTTTACCTATTATAGGCTATACACTAAGAAATAGATCATATAGCCAACAGCTAATATTTTCTACAGGAATTATCTATTTTATTATTTTTGGTTATCTTTTTGGAAAAGCCATTCATTAGATCTGTTGGGAGAAGCCGTAAAAATCTTTGCTCCAATGTCTTCTTTATAGTGCTTGCTTATTCTACTTTTTTGATTACACTTCCATAGAACTAGTCTAAAACCCTTATTAAATTATTTATTCGAAGTTTTCTTCTTATAATATTTTATTTAGAAAGGACTATATTTTTTTTCATCTCTGACTTATAGGTTAGTTAGAAGACACTTGTAAGTTACTCCTTATATAGTCACCTACTTTATAAAATCTCTCTTATTAAGCAGAGAGATATCTTTCCGAGAGATGGGTATACAGAGTAAGTTTTTTAAAGCGTAGAATTATTCGCTTAACTTTTAATAGGATGGTAGATCGTATGAATAGCATCTACAAGGGAGAATAACGCTTAAGATGATAAAATTTTAATTTTTAAAGGGAAGAAATTTTTGGCAGGCTTTTAGATCTAAAAGCCTGCCACTTAGAAAAGACACTTACTTTTTCATTCTTCTTCTAGCTTTTTTCTCAGCTTTAGCTGCTCTCTTTTCAGCTTTTTTCAAGTGCTTTTTTGCTCGATGAGATTCTTTCTTAGCATTTCTTGCGCCCTTATTCACTTTATCTTTGACTTTATCAGCAATTTTTCTGGTTTTATCACTGACTTTATCCTTGATATCTTCATATTTATCTTGGATCTTATCACCGATATCTTTAGCTTTATCTTTTATTTTTTCGACGGTGCCTTTATTTTTATCTTTAATATCTTCATATTTATCTTGAGCTTTATCACCAAAATCTTTGGATTTATCTCTTATTTTTTCGGCAGTGTCTCTAGTTTTATCTTTAATATCTTCATATTTATCTTGGGCTTTATCGCCAAAATCTTTGGATTTATCTCTTATTTTTTCGGCAGTGTCTCTAGTTTTATCTTTAATATCTTCGTATTTATCTTGGACTTTATCGCCAAAATCTTTGGATTTATCTCTTACGTTTTCCTTGATATTTTCATATTTATCTTGGATTTTATCTAGAGTATTATCTAGCTTTTCTCCTGGAGTAGCAGCACATAAGGCACTTGCTGATAGAGATGTCAAGCAAATAGCTCCTAAAATTGTAAGGGCAAAATTTAGTTTTTTCATAAAGACCTCCGTTAACAAGTTTAGTTCAAATTATACTAAGCAGTTAGAAGTTGCTGAATGGTAAAATTACCTTCATCAAAGATTCACCAATTTAACAAATTGATATAATTAAAGCTAGTCGCCAATCCAAATAAAATAATTGTTAATAATATTTCATGTAAGTTTTAATTTTAAAGTAATAGGTTTCACTTTTGACTCAATCAATCAGATTTCATCCTTTAATATTTAAACTTTCGTGATTTAACCCACATTCCGCTGGTTAATTTCCATTAACCTATAATTTCTGAAATGAGGCTTGAGTCAAAACATAAACTCCTACTCATTAAATAGTTAATCAATCCTCCTATAGTCATAATAGCTTTTAGATTATGATGGATTAATTAATTTATCATAT contains:
- a CDS encoding YtxH domain-containing protein, producing the protein MKKLNFALTILGAICLTSLSASALCAATPGEKLDNTLDKIQDKYENIKENVRDKSKDFGDKVQDKYEDIKDKTRDTAEKIRDKSKDFGDKAQDKYEDIKDKTRDTAEKIRDKSKDFGDKAQDKYEDIKDKNKGTVEKIKDKAKDIGDKIQDKYEDIKDKVSDKTRKIADKVKDKVNKGARNAKKESHRAKKHLKKAEKRAAKAEKKARRRMKK